Proteins from a genomic interval of Microbacterium esteraromaticum:
- a CDS encoding ROK family protein: protein MLDVDLDGQALVRRLNLRRALQLVFDGSGRETRAGIARATGLTAATASSLVAELITRRLVVEVGPAASTGGKRATTLAVDGSHHLLLVTVIRFSDVQVTLVALDGAVVHDERESFTPVDRDERIRGVISRVGRRYSSRLLAAAVQLPGATDGQRVLQSVQLGWVDVPLAAQIADELGVPTLLVNDVDAEAVAEMTVAADTSGRRLFVHLGIGIGAAITLDGELAPGPSARVGEIGHVPVVFGDDAHDCECGRRGCLESAASMTAMLGDGFVEGMDAAAFDALVAAADPERLTAGAVALGRVITMLAAMLDPAEVVIGGAIAGLGEDFFAQVRAQAGVAPTGAVTVPVRVATSGVGGHVGAAQLALGSALGVRWCAGQLRASAPR, encoded by the coding sequence ATGCTCGACGTGGACCTCGACGGTCAGGCCCTTGTGCGGCGCCTCAATCTGCGCCGCGCGCTGCAGCTGGTCTTCGATGGCTCGGGTCGCGAGACCCGCGCGGGGATCGCCAGGGCGACCGGGCTCACGGCCGCGACGGCTTCTTCGCTGGTCGCCGAGCTGATTACGCGCCGGCTCGTCGTCGAGGTCGGCCCCGCGGCGAGCACCGGTGGAAAGCGGGCGACGACGCTGGCCGTTGATGGATCGCATCACCTGCTTCTGGTGACGGTCATCCGGTTCAGTGATGTGCAGGTCACTCTGGTCGCGCTCGACGGTGCAGTGGTGCACGACGAGCGTGAGTCGTTCACTCCGGTGGATCGCGATGAGCGGATTCGCGGGGTGATCTCACGTGTCGGGCGACGCTACTCCTCGCGTCTGCTCGCCGCCGCGGTGCAGCTGCCCGGCGCCACCGACGGTCAGCGCGTGCTGCAGAGTGTGCAGCTCGGGTGGGTGGATGTGCCCCTGGCAGCCCAGATCGCGGATGAGCTCGGCGTGCCGACCCTGCTGGTCAACGACGTCGACGCCGAGGCCGTCGCCGAGATGACGGTCGCCGCCGACACATCCGGTCGCCGTCTGTTCGTGCATCTCGGTATCGGCATCGGGGCCGCGATCACGTTGGACGGTGAACTGGCGCCGGGGCCGTCCGCCCGGGTCGGTGAGATCGGTCATGTGCCGGTGGTGTTCGGTGACGACGCCCACGATTGCGAGTGCGGGCGCCGCGGATGCCTGGAATCGGCCGCCTCGATGACGGCGATGCTGGGTGACGGATTCGTCGAGGGGATGGATGCTGCCGCCTTCGACGCGCTGGTCGCGGCCGCTGATCCTGAGCGGCTCACCGCGGGGGCGGTCGCACTGGGACGTGTGATCACGATGCTCGCGGCGATGCTGGATCCGGCCGAGGTTGTGATCGGCGGCGCCATCGCGGGGCTCGGAGAGGACTTCTTCGCGCAGGTCCGGGCGCAGGCCGGCGTCGCGCCGACGGGCGCTGTCACGGTGCCGGTACGCGTGGCGACCTCGGGCGTCGGCGGGCACGTGGGAGCGGCGCAGTTGGCGCTCGGCTCGGCGTTGGGGGTGCGATGGTGCGCGGGGCAGTTGAGGGCATCCGCACCTCGGTGA
- a CDS encoding SIS domain-containing protein — protein sequence MTDTTAGAHMRAELASQPETWARAAGMRTEQALLPASGARIAVVGCGTSWFMAQSYAALRENAGLGESDAFTASEVPTDRGYDAIVALTRSGTTTEVLELTERVKGKTPVIAVVGDDTSPLVDLADTVIAMPFADEQSVVQTRFATTALALFRASLGEDLDPVIADAQAVLDSTDDAELGAAEQYSFLGLGWTIGLAHEAALKMRESSQSWTESYSAMEYRHGPIAIAAPGRITWQFGTAPDGLQAQVEATGARFVQHAVDPMADLVRLHRVALDRAVGKGLDPDQPRNLTRSVILDD from the coding sequence ATGACAGACACGACCGCCGGCGCGCACATGCGCGCAGAACTCGCATCGCAGCCCGAGACCTGGGCGCGTGCAGCAGGCATGCGCACCGAGCAGGCGCTGCTGCCGGCATCCGGTGCCCGCATCGCCGTCGTCGGCTGCGGCACCTCGTGGTTCATGGCGCAGTCGTACGCTGCCCTGCGCGAGAATGCCGGGCTCGGCGAATCCGACGCCTTCACGGCATCCGAGGTCCCCACCGATCGCGGCTACGACGCGATCGTCGCGCTGACCCGCTCGGGCACCACCACCGAGGTGCTCGAACTGACCGAGCGCGTCAAGGGCAAGACCCCCGTCATCGCCGTCGTCGGTGACGACACCTCGCCCCTGGTCGACCTCGCCGACACCGTCATCGCGATGCCGTTCGCCGACGAGCAGTCGGTCGTGCAGACCCGCTTCGCGACCACCGCGCTGGCACTGTTCCGCGCATCGCTCGGTGAAGACCTCGACCCGGTGATCGCCGACGCGCAGGCCGTGCTCGACAGCACCGACGACGCCGAGCTCGGCGCCGCAGAGCAGTACAGCTTCCTCGGCCTGGGGTGGACGATCGGCCTCGCCCACGAAGCCGCACTGAAGATGCGCGAGTCGTCGCAGTCGTGGACCGAGTCGTACTCGGCCATGGAGTACCGCCACGGCCCCATCGCCATCGCCGCCCCCGGCCGCATCACCTGGCAGTTCGGCACGGCCCCCGACGGCCTGCAGGCACAGGTCGAAGCCACCGGCGCCCGCTTCGTGCAGCACGCCGTCGACCCGATGGCCGACCTGGTGCGCCTGCACCGCGTCGCACTCGACCGCGCCGTCGGCAAGGGTCTCGACCCCGACCAGCCCCGCAACCTGACCCGCTCGGTCATCCTCGACGACTGA
- a CDS encoding ROK family protein: MSTSATDPTGIPDVPIDASGEKLARAASIGHGAPVLAFDVGGTDIKSALFDGDGTALGLRRTPTPAGGAGAPQRLIDRLAELADELRAQHPDVVPQAVGLVVPGIVDEQAGVGVFSSNLGWRDAPIRDLAAERFGLPVAFDHDVRAASWAEHVLGGARSYRNSVVLIIGTGIAGAILIDGRPHTAGGYAGEIGHSPIGEWPCPCGARGCLEAIASAGAISRRYAEASGTDLGGAKEVIALAAAGDATADRIWNEALDALAFSIAQLTAVIAPEAVVIGGGLSRAGGALFDQLNLRLRDRLSFHRIPKLVPAELSGNAGILGSALHAREAASAAGSTA; encoded by the coding sequence GTGAGCACCTCAGCCACTGACCCCACCGGCATCCCGGACGTTCCCATCGACGCCTCGGGAGAGAAGCTCGCGCGCGCCGCGTCCATCGGACACGGCGCCCCCGTCCTCGCATTCGACGTCGGCGGCACCGACATCAAGTCGGCACTGTTCGACGGCGACGGGACCGCTCTCGGCCTGCGCCGCACGCCCACCCCGGCGGGCGGCGCAGGCGCCCCTCAGCGCCTCATCGACCGGCTCGCCGAGCTGGCCGATGAACTGCGCGCACAGCACCCCGACGTCGTGCCGCAGGCCGTAGGCCTCGTCGTCCCCGGAATCGTCGACGAGCAGGCCGGCGTCGGGGTGTTCAGCAGCAACCTCGGATGGCGCGACGCGCCGATCCGCGACCTCGCCGCCGAGCGCTTCGGGCTGCCCGTCGCGTTCGACCACGACGTGCGCGCGGCCAGCTGGGCCGAGCACGTGCTCGGTGGCGCCCGCTCGTACCGCAACTCGGTCGTGCTGATCATCGGCACCGGCATCGCCGGCGCCATCCTCATCGACGGCCGCCCGCACACCGCAGGCGGCTATGCCGGTGAGATCGGGCACTCGCCGATCGGCGAATGGCCCTGCCCGTGCGGAGCGCGTGGATGCCTCGAAGCCATCGCCTCGGCCGGAGCCATCTCGCGCCGCTACGCCGAGGCCTCGGGCACCGACCTCGGCGGGGCCAAGGAAGTCATCGCGCTGGCCGCAGCCGGCGATGCGACCGCCGACCGGATCTGGAACGAGGCGCTCGACGCCCTGGCGTTCTCGATCGCGCAGCTCACCGCCGTGATCGCCCCCGAGGCCGTCGTCATCGGCGGCGGGCTCTCGCGCGCCGGCGGCGCCCTGTTCGACCAGCTGAACCTGCGCCTGCGTGACCGGCTCAGCTTCCACCGCATCCCGAAGCTCGTGCCCGCCGAACTGTCTGGCAATGCCGGCATCCTCGGGTCGGCCCTGCACGCCCGCGAAGCGGCATCCGCTGCCGGGAGCACCGCATGA
- a CDS encoding 1-phosphofructokinase family hexose kinase, translated as MIVTVTANPALDLTWHVEKIVAGGTHRADAGAARAGGKGLNVARVAHAQGAAALAITTTGGATGAEFAAELEAAGVPHVLVPVTAATRRSIALVDEALGDTTIVNERGIAPTAVEWDALRDKVAMALAAGPAVLVISGSFPPATPDDVLPTLIGLGRAAGATVIVDTSGPSLLAAADAGASVLKPNEHELAEATGLVDPIDGARELLRRGAELVLLSRGADGMLAVTPDAYERGADSPHVGRSPASGPTSGVSAPGTYRAHPPVNILHARLGTALAGNPTGAGDAAVAACAVLMDAGIHDPAQILRRATAWSAAAVLMPLAGEIHPTWTELESALILTPKETR; from the coding sequence ATGATCGTCACCGTCACCGCGAACCCCGCCCTCGACCTCACCTGGCACGTCGAGAAGATCGTCGCCGGCGGCACCCACCGCGCGGATGCCGGTGCCGCGCGCGCCGGCGGCAAGGGCCTCAACGTCGCCCGCGTCGCCCACGCGCAGGGAGCCGCGGCGCTCGCGATCACCACCACCGGAGGCGCAACCGGGGCCGAGTTCGCGGCGGAGCTTGAGGCGGCCGGTGTGCCGCACGTGCTCGTGCCGGTGACAGCCGCCACCCGGCGCAGCATCGCCCTCGTGGATGAGGCACTCGGCGACACGACCATCGTCAACGAACGCGGCATCGCGCCGACCGCCGTCGAATGGGACGCCCTGCGAGACAAGGTCGCGATGGCGCTCGCCGCCGGTCCCGCCGTACTCGTCATCTCGGGCAGCTTCCCGCCCGCGACGCCCGACGACGTGCTGCCCACGCTGATCGGCCTCGGCCGAGCAGCCGGCGCGACCGTGATCGTCGACACGTCCGGTCCGTCGCTGCTCGCCGCGGCGGATGCCGGTGCATCGGTGCTCAAGCCGAACGAGCACGAGCTAGCTGAGGCGACCGGCCTCGTCGACCCGATCGACGGCGCCCGAGAGCTGCTGCGCCGGGGCGCCGAACTGGTGCTGCTGTCGCGCGGTGCCGACGGGATGCTCGCGGTCACACCGGACGCATACGAACGGGGGGCCGACTCACCACATGTCGGACGATCCCCGGCATCCGGTCCGACATCTGGCGTGTCGGCCCCCGGAACGTATCGTGCGCACCCGCCGGTGAACATCCTGCACGCCCGACTCGGCACGGCTCTCGCCGGCAATCCGACGGGTGCCGGCGACGCGGCCGTCGCCGCGTGCGCCGTGCTGATGGATGCCGGCATCCACGACCCCGCGCAGATTCTGCGTCGCGCGACCGCGTGGTCGGCGGCCGCCGTGCTCATGCCCCTCGCCGGAGAGATCCACCCCACGTGGACCGAGCTGGAGAGCGCCCTGATCCTCACCCCGAAGGAGACCCGATGA
- a CDS encoding class II fructose-bisphosphate aldolase, translating to MTLVSARDLMRASAAVGTGLGAFNVIHLETAEALVAASERASLPVILQISQNCADYHGGLEPIGWATLAIARRAETPVAVHLDHAERPELVDEAIELGFGSVMFDGGKLDYDENVAVTADVAARARAAGVYIEAELGEVGGKDGAHAPGVRTDPDEARAFVEATGVDSLAVAVGSSHAMLDRSAALDIDLIGRLRAALRGAGRDGADVPLVLHGSSGVSDDVIVQAVHAGMTKINVSTHLNGFFTRAVRETLAADENLVDSRKYLRPAREAVAEEAARMLRLFALVSD from the coding sequence ATGACCCTCGTCTCAGCCCGCGACCTCATGCGCGCATCCGCCGCCGTCGGCACCGGACTCGGCGCCTTCAACGTCATCCACCTCGAGACCGCCGAAGCCCTGGTGGCGGCCTCCGAGCGCGCCTCGCTGCCGGTGATCCTGCAGATCTCGCAGAACTGTGCCGACTACCACGGCGGTCTTGAGCCGATCGGGTGGGCCACGCTCGCCATCGCCCGCCGCGCCGAGACGCCCGTCGCCGTGCACCTCGATCACGCCGAGCGCCCCGAACTCGTCGACGAGGCCATCGAACTCGGCTTCGGATCGGTGATGTTCGACGGCGGCAAGCTCGACTACGACGAGAACGTCGCCGTCACCGCCGACGTCGCCGCCCGTGCCCGCGCCGCCGGCGTCTACATCGAGGCCGAGCTCGGTGAGGTCGGCGGCAAGGACGGCGCCCACGCCCCCGGTGTGCGCACCGACCCCGACGAGGCACGTGCCTTCGTCGAGGCGACCGGTGTCGACTCGCTGGCCGTCGCGGTCGGCTCGTCGCACGCCATGCTCGACCGCTCAGCCGCGCTCGACATCGACCTGATCGGGCGCCTGCGCGCCGCTCTGCGCGGCGCGGGCCGCGACGGTGCGGACGTGCCGCTGGTGCTGCACGGCTCATCGGGCGTCTCGGACGACGTGATCGTGCAGGCCGTGCACGCCGGTATGACCAAGATCAACGTGTCGACCCACCTCAACGGGTTCTTCACGCGCGCGGTGCGCGAGACGCTCGCCGCGGACGAGAACCTCGTAGACTCGCGCAAGTACCTGCGGCCCGCACGCGAGGCCGTTGCCGAAGAAGCGGCGCGGATGCTGCGGCTGTTCGCCCTGGTCTCCGACTGA
- a CDS encoding DeoR/GlpR family DNA-binding transcription regulator: protein MNRAARLNAILDLLAAQGEVSVDQLVDRFGASAATTRRDLDSLADRRLLTRTHGGAVAQSVAYELPIRYRGHQGGAKEQIAATAAALVVPGQVVGLSGGTTTNAIATALAARDDLAELGLTVVTNAVNIAAQLAMRPEFKVVVTGGAIHPRSFELVGPFVEQLLSGIRLDVAFIGVNGLSAPSGASTHDEAEAAVNRLMAQRAGAAYAVADASKLGTEAFAHVGGPELFPVVLTDAGATPAQRSALADAGYEVRAG, encoded by the coding sequence ATGAACCGCGCCGCACGCCTGAATGCCATCCTCGACCTGCTCGCGGCGCAGGGTGAGGTGAGCGTTGATCAGCTGGTGGATCGGTTCGGGGCATCCGCGGCGACAACCCGGCGCGACCTTGACAGTCTTGCCGACCGGCGGCTGCTCACGCGCACTCACGGCGGGGCCGTGGCGCAGTCCGTGGCGTACGAGCTGCCGATCCGGTATCGCGGGCACCAGGGTGGCGCGAAGGAGCAGATCGCGGCGACCGCAGCGGCGCTGGTGGTGCCCGGGCAGGTCGTCGGGCTCTCGGGTGGCACCACCACCAACGCCATCGCGACGGCACTCGCCGCGCGCGACGATCTCGCAGAGCTGGGACTCACGGTCGTCACGAACGCGGTCAACATCGCCGCTCAGCTCGCGATGCGCCCCGAGTTCAAGGTCGTCGTCACCGGAGGAGCAATCCACCCGCGCAGCTTCGAGCTGGTCGGCCCGTTCGTCGAACAGCTGCTCTCGGGCATCCGCCTCGATGTCGCCTTCATCGGCGTCAACGGGCTCTCGGCGCCGTCGGGTGCCAGCACGCACGATGAGGCCGAGGCCGCGGTGAACCGCCTGATGGCGCAGCGGGCCGGTGCGGCCTATGCCGTGGCCGACGCCTCGAAGCTCGGAACCGAGGCCTTCGCGCATGTGGGCGGGCCGGAGCTGTTCCCGGTGGTGCTGACGGACGCTGGCGCTACCCCGGCGCAGCGCTCGGCGCTGGCGGATGCCGGGTATGAGGTGCGCGCCGGCTGA
- a CDS encoding Lrp/AsnC family transcriptional regulator — protein MASESSATPQPGLDAVDRTLLSELSRNGRISNTELARIAGIAESTCLKRVRALQAGGVIVGFHAEIAPAAIGLHLEALITIRLHAHARGDLRRFQSYLEDLPATQRVYFLAGDRDFLVHVAVSDAAALRELVSDTLSLRPEVASTSTSLIFAQAAGSRGL, from the coding sequence ATGGCATCCGAATCTTCGGCCACGCCCCAGCCCGGCCTGGATGCCGTCGACCGCACCCTGCTGTCCGAGCTGAGCCGCAACGGCCGCATCTCGAACACCGAGCTGGCCCGCATCGCCGGAATCGCCGAGTCGACGTGCCTGAAGAGGGTGCGCGCCCTGCAGGCAGGTGGCGTGATCGTCGGCTTCCACGCCGAGATCGCCCCGGCCGCGATCGGACTACACCTCGAGGCGCTGATCACCATCCGACTGCACGCTCATGCCCGCGGCGACCTGCGCCGATTCCAGAGCTATCTCGAGGATCTGCCCGCGACCCAGCGGGTGTACTTCCTGGCCGGAGACCGGGACTTCCTCGTACACGTGGCGGTGTCGGATGCTGCCGCGCTGCGCGAGCTGGTGTCGGACACCCTCAGCCTGCGCCCCGAGGTCGCCTCGACCAGCACCAGCCTGATCTTCGCGCAGGCAGCGGGCTCTCGCGGGCTCTGA
- a CDS encoding NAD(P)/FAD-dependent oxidoreductase, translating into MTRTIVVGAGMVGLATAWHLQERGVEVTVIDRVGVAAGSSWGNAGWLTPGKTIPLADTGLWTYGPKALLDPAAALHVPFRVDPGLWAFLAQFAAHGTHRAWDRTMADLTPIDRIALECFDELIDGGVQSWTREGPFVIGFKEEAHSKGFLHEIDGVIRHGQDVPFEKLENPRELAPVLSDAVRHAYRLDGQRFFEPGPFMEALGQAFIDRGGELLTGYDVVDVSSTRRPVVTMSNGERREADSVVIATGAWMPALARKLGVRTRVQAGRGYSFSVATEVPQEHPVYLPFQRIACTPYEGRFRIAGTMEFRRPDEPFQPSRVQAIIAQAREMFTGIDLDDRQDEWVGSRPVTPDGLPLVGETQAPNVYVAGGHGMWGIVLGPATGKLLAEQIVTGRVDPIIKPFDPLR; encoded by the coding sequence ATGACGCGCACGATCGTCGTCGGAGCCGGAATGGTCGGTCTCGCCACGGCATGGCACCTGCAGGAACGCGGCGTCGAGGTCACGGTCATCGACCGCGTCGGCGTCGCCGCCGGGTCGTCCTGGGGCAACGCCGGCTGGCTGACGCCCGGCAAGACCATCCCGCTCGCCGACACCGGCCTGTGGACGTACGGACCCAAGGCCCTGCTCGACCCCGCCGCGGCCCTGCACGTGCCGTTCCGGGTCGACCCGGGCCTGTGGGCGTTCCTCGCCCAGTTCGCAGCGCACGGCACCCACCGCGCCTGGGACCGCACCATGGCCGACCTCACACCGATCGACCGGATCGCTCTGGAGTGCTTCGACGAGTTGATCGACGGCGGCGTGCAGTCGTGGACCCGCGAGGGACCGTTCGTGATCGGCTTCAAGGAAGAGGCCCACTCCAAGGGCTTCCTGCATGAGATCGACGGCGTCATCCGCCACGGGCAGGACGTGCCCTTCGAGAAGCTCGAGAACCCGCGTGAGCTCGCGCCGGTGCTGTCGGATGCTGTCCGTCACGCGTACCGGCTCGACGGCCAGCGGTTCTTCGAGCCCGGACCCTTCATGGAGGCGCTCGGCCAGGCGTTCATCGACCGCGGCGGCGAACTGCTCACCGGCTACGACGTCGTCGATGTCTCGTCGACGCGTCGTCCCGTGGTGACGATGTCGAACGGCGAGCGTCGCGAGGCCGATTCCGTCGTCATCGCGACGGGGGCGTGGATGCCCGCGCTGGCCCGCAAGCTCGGTGTGCGCACCCGCGTGCAGGCCGGTCGCGGATACTCGTTCAGCGTCGCGACCGAGGTTCCGCAGGAGCACCCGGTGTACCTGCCGTTCCAGCGCATCGCGTGCACGCCCTACGAGGGACGGTTCCGCATCGCCGGCACCATGGAGTTCCGCCGACCTGACGAGCCCTTCCAGCCGAGCCGAGTGCAGGCGATCATCGCGCAGGCTCGTGAGATGTTCACCGGCATCGACCTCGATGATCGCCAGGACGAGTGGGTCGGCTCGCGACCGGTCACCCCGGACGGCCTGCCGCTGGTCGGTGAGACCCAGGCGCCCAACGTGTACGTCGCGGGCGGTCACGGCATGTGGGGCATCGTGCTGGGGCCGGCGACCGGCAAGCTGCTCGCCGAGCAGATCGTCACGGGCCGCGTCGACCCCATCATCAAGCCCTTCGACCCGCTGCGCTGA
- a CDS encoding MerR family transcriptional regulator → MLSIGAFAQIGQVTHRMLRHWDTSGLLVPAHVDAFSGYRSYDPSQLHRLHRIVALRQLGFGLDDIASMLDDGIDGERLTLLLNQRREEVEHEHRVAAARLVDVERRLQHIAKENHMPRIEIIDKPLPAVRLAARTASVAEQAEVAAVVGPAFDAIAEVLDTVGASRATPIAQYDTGDDGMQITVGYEYSGPALDGVEIVELPAAPTAICGVHLGGMDRIADSWMAIHEEILARGLVPAGPCRELYVRAVSDDQTDWVTELQQPVSRS, encoded by the coding sequence ATGCTGTCCATCGGAGCGTTCGCGCAGATCGGCCAGGTGACCCATCGGATGCTGCGGCACTGGGACACCTCCGGACTGCTCGTTCCCGCGCACGTCGATGCGTTCAGCGGCTACCGCTCGTACGATCCGTCGCAGCTGCACCGGCTGCATCGCATCGTCGCGTTGCGTCAGCTCGGGTTCGGGCTCGACGACATCGCCTCGATGCTCGACGACGGGATCGACGGTGAGCGCCTGACCTTGTTGCTGAACCAGCGACGCGAAGAGGTCGAGCACGAGCATCGAGTGGCGGCCGCGAGACTCGTCGATGTGGAGCGGCGCCTCCAGCACATCGCCAAGGAGAACCACATGCCCCGTATCGAGATCATCGACAAGCCCCTGCCCGCCGTCCGTCTGGCGGCACGCACGGCGTCGGTCGCCGAGCAGGCCGAGGTCGCCGCGGTCGTCGGCCCCGCGTTTGACGCGATCGCCGAGGTACTCGACACCGTCGGCGCATCGCGCGCCACCCCGATTGCGCAGTACGACACAGGCGACGACGGAATGCAGATCACCGTCGGGTACGAGTACTCGGGGCCTGCGCTCGACGGGGTGGAGATCGTCGAGCTGCCCGCCGCGCCGACCGCGATCTGCGGCGTGCACCTCGGTGGCATGGACCGGATCGCCGACAGCTGGATGGCCATCCACGAAGAGATCCTCGCCCGCGGTCTCGTACCCGCGGGCCCATGCCGGGAACTCTACGTCCGGGCCGTGTCTGACGACCAGACCGACTGGGTCACCGAACTGCAGCAGCCGGTCTCCCGCTCCTGA
- a CDS encoding polysaccharide lyase 8 family protein — translation MSIPTVNRRAFLALLGAGALVTMTAQPANAASARIAASASADPLAALIERRRVMLVGDGSAASVPELADVLRQMSEAASDSWGAMVRPVAAPGVWADLPLAGVSGSTLSGNMGVTFNRLFSLALAYSTAGCAQYQDPALASDLTAALTYLSTDVYVAGRPRVGNWWFWEIGVPRKAADTLVLLHEVVPADVRTTLLGAVRHFAPNPNWRGSGTSFAETGANRTDKALSCALRGILDNRPDEIATARDALSDTVAGGRNSVFGYVTRGDGFYTDGSFVQHGRLPYVGTYGVVTLGGLAEILGLLGGSTWDVVDPNKSVILDAVEAAYAPFIWNGRMMDTVRGRAVSRQKAPDYVDGAGAMTAILLLAPGAGEPYRSRYLSLVKGWLQRSTEQQYGLPSQTVAKSLLVTSVLGDDSVVPAPAPVYTKAFGDQDRLVHHRPDFSAVVNVSSNRIGRYEWGNRENNVGWYQGDGLTFIYSPTDPGQFADDFWPTIDPYRLPGTTVTAEPRQNGATDGTGIPRAYQPFAGGLALDDRWGIQGMDHLNHNKTLSARKSWFFLDDKVVCLGAGVTSASGFDVFTTIENRSFPAGDVPRIRTDNRNRAMTAGDAAVTVSRNVHIAGHGGYVLLDGENVSGDIDVQVVRRTGDWRTINSGSDTGGSDEVKTRDYVTITHHHGTDPSGGGYAYLMMPNVAHSATFAESGRPSVAVVANNAVAQMVRAARDGLTLANFFAEGSAGGYETTGPCSLAVREHDGRTTIALADPSRTQDVARVTLPTGTGTTVVEADAGVRVVSTSPLTVEFALDGHGHAGRIVLG, via the coding sequence ATGTCCATCCCCACCGTGAACCGCCGCGCGTTCCTCGCCCTGCTCGGCGCGGGCGCACTGGTCACCATGACCGCCCAGCCCGCGAACGCCGCATCCGCCCGTATCGCAGCCTCAGCATCCGCCGATCCCCTCGCCGCACTCATCGAACGACGGCGAGTGATGCTCGTCGGCGACGGCAGCGCCGCCTCCGTACCTGAACTGGCCGACGTGCTGCGCCAGATGAGCGAGGCCGCCTCCGACTCATGGGGCGCCATGGTGCGCCCGGTCGCCGCGCCCGGCGTGTGGGCAGACCTGCCCCTCGCCGGCGTCAGCGGCTCAACCCTCTCAGGCAACATGGGCGTCACCTTCAACCGGCTGTTCAGCCTGGCCCTGGCCTACTCGACCGCAGGCTGCGCCCAGTACCAGGACCCGGCGCTGGCATCCGACCTCACCGCCGCACTCACCTACCTCAGCACCGACGTCTATGTCGCCGGACGGCCGCGCGTCGGCAACTGGTGGTTCTGGGAGATCGGCGTACCCCGCAAGGCCGCCGACACGCTCGTACTGCTGCACGAGGTCGTGCCCGCCGACGTGCGCACCACACTGCTCGGCGCCGTGCGCCACTTCGCGCCCAACCCCAACTGGCGCGGAAGCGGCACCAGCTTCGCCGAGACCGGCGCCAACCGCACCGACAAGGCGCTTTCGTGCGCGCTGCGCGGCATCCTCGACAACCGCCCCGATGAGATCGCGACGGCCCGCGACGCCCTCAGCGACACCGTGGCCGGCGGACGCAACAGCGTCTTCGGGTACGTCACGCGGGGCGACGGTTTCTACACCGACGGCTCATTCGTGCAGCACGGCCGCCTGCCCTACGTCGGCACGTACGGCGTGGTCACTCTTGGCGGCCTGGCCGAGATCCTCGGCCTGCTCGGTGGCAGCACGTGGGACGTCGTCGACCCGAACAAGTCGGTGATCCTGGATGCTGTCGAAGCCGCCTACGCACCGTTCATCTGGAACGGTCGCATGATGGACACCGTGCGCGGGCGCGCCGTCTCGCGGCAGAAGGCGCCCGACTACGTCGACGGCGCCGGCGCCATGACCGCCATTCTGCTGCTCGCCCCCGGCGCCGGCGAGCCGTACCGCAGCCGCTACCTGTCGCTGGTGAAGGGATGGCTGCAACGCAGCACCGAGCAGCAGTACGGCCTGCCCTCGCAGACCGTCGCGAAGTCGCTGCTGGTCACCTCGGTCCTCGGCGACGACTCAGTGGTTCCGGCGCCGGCGCCGGTGTACACCAAGGCCTTCGGCGACCAGGACCGGCTCGTGCACCACCGACCCGACTTCAGCGCCGTCGTCAACGTGTCATCGAACCGCATCGGCCGCTACGAATGGGGCAACCGCGAGAACAACGTCGGCTGGTACCAGGGCGACGGCCTGACGTTCATCTACTCCCCCACCGACCCCGGGCAGTTCGCCGACGACTTCTGGCCGACCATCGACCCGTACCGCCTGCCCGGCACGACGGTCACGGCAGAACCGCGCCAGAACGGCGCGACCGACGGCACGGGCATCCCCCGCGCGTACCAGCCGTTCGCGGGCGGTCTCGCTCTCGATGACCGTTGGGGCATTCAGGGCATGGACCACCTGAACCACAACAAGACCCTGAGCGCCCGCAAGTCGTGGTTCTTCCTCGATGACAAGGTGGTCTGCCTGGGTGCGGGGGTCACGTCGGCATCCGGCTTCGACGTGTTCACCACGATCGAGAACCGATCGTTCCCCGCAGGCGACGTGCCGCGCATCCGCACCGACAACCGCAACCGCGCGATGACCGCCGGTGACGCGGCCGTGACCGTCTCGCGCAACGTGCACATCGCCGGGCACGGCGGATACGTGCTGCTCGATGGCGAGAACGTCAGCGGCGACATCGATGTGCAGGTCGTGCGGCGCACGGGCGACTGGCGCACGATCAACTCGGGCTCCGACACGGGCGGCTCCGACGAGGTCAAGACCCGCGACTACGTCACGATCACCCACCACCACGGCACCGACCCGTCGGGCGGCGGATACGCCTACCTGATGATGCCGAACGTCGCGCACAGCGCGACCTTCGCCGAGTCGGGCCGGCCGAGCGTCGCCGTCGTCGCGAACAACGCCGTGGCGCAGATGGTGCGTGCCGCGCGCGACGGACTCACCCTCGCGAACTTCTTCGCCGAGGGATCGGCGGGCGGATACGAGACCACCGGACCCTGCTCGCTCGCCGTGCGCGAGCACGACGGGCGCACGACGATCGCCCTGGCGGACCCCAGCCGCACCCAGGACGTGGCGCGCGTTACCCTGCCGACGGGCACCGGGACGACCGTCGTCGAGGCGGATGCCGGAGTGCGGGTCGTATCGACGTCGCCGCTCACCGTCGAGTTCGCGCTCGACGGCCATGGCCACGCGGGACGCATCGTGCTGGGATAG